From Weissella diestrammenae, a single genomic window includes:
- a CDS encoding ABC transporter permease yields MTSKNKRTMGYMVPYVFWLVLFVILPLVLMVFQSFQNLYHQPTMSNYVDFFKSGTYLRMTLNSIFYAAIVTLMTLLISYPMAYVLSRLKNSQFWLLLVILPTWVNLLLKAYAFIGLLSKEGSVNQFLGFMGIAPQQLLFTDTSFILVAAYIEIPFMILPIYNSLVELDPSLTNAAKDLGASAWQTLRQVIFPLTIGGVKSGVQAVFIPTLSLFMITRLIGGNRVITLGTAIEEHFMVTQNWGMGSTIGIVLVVAMAITMYLTRDRKQKKRGE; encoded by the coding sequence ATGACGTCGAAGAATAAACGAACGATGGGGTACATGGTACCATATGTGTTTTGGTTGGTTTTGTTTGTCATTTTACCGTTAGTTTTAATGGTCTTTCAATCGTTTCAGAATTTATATCATCAACCAACAATGAGTAATTATGTTGATTTCTTTAAATCAGGCACATACTTACGCATGACGCTTAATTCCATCTTTTATGCCGCAATTGTCACTTTGATGACATTACTAATTAGCTACCCGATGGCTTACGTATTAAGTCGATTGAAGAACAGTCAATTTTGGCTTCTTTTAGTGATTTTACCGACCTGGGTGAATTTATTATTAAAAGCATATGCTTTCATTGGATTACTTTCAAAAGAGGGGAGTGTCAACCAGTTCCTTGGTTTTATGGGCATTGCACCGCAGCAGTTATTATTTACGGATACAAGTTTTATTTTAGTCGCAGCCTATATTGAGATTCCCTTTATGATTTTGCCCATTTATAATAGTTTGGTTGAATTAGATCCAAGTTTAACCAATGCGGCCAAAGATCTTGGGGCATCAGCTTGGCAAACTTTACGCCAGGTCATTTTTCCTTTAACAATTGGTGGGGTTAAGTCTGGCGTGCAAGCGGTCTTTATTCCAACCTTGTCACTCTTCATGATTACACGTTTAATCGGTGGAAACCGTGTGATTACACTTGGTACTGCAATTGAGGAGCATTTCATGGTGACTCAAAACTGGGGCATGGGGTCGACGATTGGTATCGTTTTGGTGGTTGCGATGGCAATCACTATGTATCTGACGCGTGACAGAAAGCAGAAAAAGAGGGGTGAATAA
- a CDS encoding ABC transporter ATP-binding protein, with translation MTQPIIEFKNVVKAYDENVILNAVDLEIEAGKFYTLLGPSGSGKTTILRLIAGFLSATSGDILFDGKRINDVPAEKRAVNTVFQNYALFPNMNVAENVAFGMTIKGKPKAEIKAKVAEMLELVKLGGYQNREISELSGGQQQRVAIARALANEPQVLLLDEPLSALDYKLRKDMQYELREIQQRLGITFIFVTHDQEEALAMSDWIFVINDGDVVQNGDPIDIYDEPINHFVADFIGEANIIPGVMIEDNLVHFNGQDFENVDGGMRPNEPVEVVIRPEDVDIVSEALGKVVVTIDATSFRGDYFEITGYDDDLHEWQIQSTNGVDVGTRVGLTFDPEDIHIMRLNETEEDFDTRLEAYEDDVEE, from the coding sequence GTGACTCAACCAATTATTGAATTTAAAAACGTCGTGAAAGCTTACGACGAAAACGTTATTTTAAATGCCGTTGATTTAGAAATCGAAGCGGGAAAATTTTATACGTTGTTGGGGCCATCTGGTTCAGGGAAAACGACTATTTTACGTTTGATTGCTGGCTTTTTGTCTGCAACAAGTGGTGATATTTTATTTGATGGTAAGCGAATTAATGATGTGCCAGCGGAAAAGCGGGCAGTTAATACTGTATTCCAAAATTATGCGTTATTTCCAAATATGAATGTTGCTGAAAATGTGGCTTTTGGGATGACTATTAAAGGTAAACCGAAAGCTGAAATTAAGGCCAAAGTTGCCGAAATGCTTGAATTAGTAAAACTGGGTGGTTACCAGAATCGTGAGATTAGTGAATTGTCAGGTGGACAACAGCAACGAGTTGCAATTGCACGCGCTTTGGCGAATGAACCACAGGTTTTATTGCTAGATGAGCCATTATCAGCCCTAGATTACAAATTGCGAAAAGATATGCAATATGAACTGCGTGAAATTCAACAACGGCTAGGTATTACTTTTATCTTTGTGACACACGATCAAGAAGAAGCGTTGGCAATGTCTGATTGGATTTTTGTAATTAATGATGGTGATGTTGTTCAAAATGGTGATCCGATAGATATTTATGACGAACCGATTAATCATTTTGTTGCTGACTTTATTGGCGAGGCGAACATTATTCCTGGTGTGATGATTGAAGATAATTTGGTTCATTTTAATGGCCAAGATTTCGAAAATGTCGATGGTGGTATGCGTCCCAATGAACCAGTTGAAGTCGTTATCCGACCAGAAGATGTTGATATTGTGTCTGAAGCATTGGGAAAAGTGGTTGTGACAATTGATGCGACTTCTTTCCGAGGCGATTATTTTGAAATCACTGGCTATGATGATGATCTTCATGAATGGCAGATTCAATCAACAAATGGGGTCGATGTTGGAACGCGGGTGGGGTTGACGTTTGACCCTGAAGATATCCATATCATGCGCCTAAATGAAACTGAAGAAGATTTTGATACACGTTTGGAGGCGTATGAAGATGACGTCGAAGAATAA